The following proteins are encoded in a genomic region of Primulina huaijiensis isolate GDHJ02 chromosome 3, ASM1229523v2, whole genome shotgun sequence:
- the LOC140974357 gene encoding protein DWD HYPERSENSITIVE TO UV-B 1-like, with the protein MLNRTPPSILHRNMKMESQTTSHPSAWRIDIDMTDNLSEKQPNVEITKTLLSKYYEYLPYNRIHKESVVNVLHFREMGTSCMTYSQNPSRTKPSSSHKRNQCFYTRSLCAAKFVSSVQALQYPITNVGQAAEEIDERLRPRQFEYHPSDQSLMAVGTLDGEVVILNHETGNIIKYISPYQQISGILGLCWLKKQPSKLLVGSDNDALRLYDINNVNSKLEDGYSIAAVTFDDFEQLTSVHVNSTDDWCLTSGYSKKVAIYDVCTGQRLQLFTDMHREPINVAKFSNHSPNLLATSSFDRDVKMWDLRQDPMRPCYTASSSRGNVMVCFSHDDLYLLVSAVDNEVHISPEIQFSY; encoded by the exons ATGTTGAATAGGACTCCTCCAAGTATACTTCACAGGAACATGAAAATGGAGTCACAAACTACCTCGCATCCTTCTGCTTGGAGGATTGATATAGATATGACAGATAATTTATCGGAAAAACAACCGAATGTTGAAATAACAAAAACGCTCCTCTCCAAATACTACGAGTATTTGCCATATAACCGCATTCACAAGGAGAGTGTCGTCAATGTCTTGCATTTTCGTGAAATGGGAACAAGTTGTATGACTTACAGTCAAAATCCATCAAGGACAAAGCCTTCATCATCTCATAAAAGGAATCAGTGCTTCTATACAAGGTCCCTTTGTGCAGCAAAGTTTGTGTCCTCTGTTCAGGCACTTCAATATCCTATTACTAATGTAGGCCAGGCAGCAGAAGAAATCGACGAAAGGCTTCGCCCGAGGCAGTTTGAGTATCACCCGTCTGACCAAAGTCTAATGGCGGTTGGAACCCTCGATGGAGAAGTCGTGATTCTGAACCATGAAACAGGAAATATTATTAAGTATATCTCACCTTACCAGCAAATCAGCGGTATTCTTGGCCTCTGCTGGCTTAAAAAACAACCCTCAAAG CTCCTGGTGGGCTCGGATAATGATGCTTTAAGATTATATGACATCAACAACGTTAATTCAAAACTAGAAGATGGATATTCGATTGCTGCAGTCACCTTTGATGACTTTGAGCAGTTGACATCAGTTCACGTAAACTCAACAGATGATTGGTGCCTGACAAGTGGTTACTCCAAGAAAGTTGCCATATATGATGTATGCACTGGACAGCGCCTACAATTGTTCACGGACATGCATCGTGAACCAATAAATGTGGCTAAGTTTTCAAATCATTCCCCTAATCTCCTAGCAACTTCTTCATTTGATCGTGATGTGAAGATGTGGGACCTAAGACAGGATCCCATGCGACCTTGCTATACAGCTTCAAGCTCGAGAGGAAATGTGATGGTTTGTTTCTCTCATGACGATCTTTATCTACTCGTCTCGGCTGTAGATAACGAGGTACATATTTCACCTGAAATTCAATTTTCTTATTGA
- the LOC140974361 gene encoding metal transporter Nramp3.2-like, producing the protein MPSLEEDQQQPLLTNRPTDLSNEDEEERAYDASEKIHVIGVDEGADTDEYSTKAPPFSWRKLWLFTGPGFLMSIAFLDPGNLEGDLQAGAIAGYSLLWLLLWATAMGLLVQLLAARLGVATGRHLAEFCREEYPNWASLLLWIMTELALIGSDIQEVIGSAIAIRILSAGFFPLWAGVIITALDCFIFLFLENYGVRKLEALFAVLIATMAASFAWMFGETKPSGRELLLGILVPKLSSKTIQQAVGVVGCIIMPHNVYLHSALVQSRDIDKNKIGRVREALKYYSIESGVALSISFMINLFVMAVFAKAFYGTEQANNIGLGNAGQYLHEKYGGGIFPIYYIWAIGLLAAGQSSTITGTYAGQFIMGGFLNLRLRKWIRALITRSFAIIPTLIVALVFDTSEDSMDVLNEWLNVLQSVQIPFALIPLLCLVSKERVMGIFKIGTALQIVSWLVASLVMAINGYLLVDFFSDEGKSGAFFISVVSTFAAAYICFIIYLVARELNFSSLFVKANRMKNSEI; encoded by the exons aTGCCTTCACTCGAAGAAGACCAGCAGCAACCGTTGCTAACGAATCGGCCAACTGATTTGTCCAATGAAGACGAAGAAGAACGAGCCTATGACGCATCGGAGAAAATCCACGTCATTGGAGTGGACGAAGGGGCTGACACCGACGAATATTCCACCAAGGCGCCGCCTTTTTCGTGGCGGAAGCTATGGCTATTTACGGGTCCGGGATTCTTGATGAGTATAGCCTTCCTGGATCCGGGTAACCTCGAGGGGGATCTCCAGGCGGGGGCGATTGCGGGTTATTCTCTTCTGTGGCTGCTTTTGTGGGCCACCGCCATGGGCCTGTTGGTTCAGCTGCTGGCGGCTCGTCTCGGCGTGGCAACGGGGCGTCACTTGGCGGAATTTTGCAGAGAGGAGTATCCTAACTGGGCTAGTCTGTTGCTTTGGATTATGACGGAGCTGGCCCTGATTGGGTCTGACATTCAGGAAGTGATTGGCAGTGCTATTGCTATCAGGATTTTGAGCGCTGGTTTCTTTCCTCTCTGGGCTGGAGTCATTATCACAGCTCTTGACTG TTTCATCTTCTTGTTTTTGGAGAACTATGGTGTGAGAAAATTGGAAGCACTTTTTGCTGTCCTTATAGCAACAATGGCCGCCTCATTTGCATGGATGTTTGGTGAGACAAAGCCTAGTGGCCGTGAACTTTTACTCG GCATTTTGGTTCCAAAACTCAGCTCCAAAACTATACAGCAGGCAGTAGGAGTCGTCGGGTGTATTATAATGCCCCACAATGTATATTTACATTCCGCCCTAGTACAATCTAGAGATATCGACAAAAACAAGATAGGTCGAGTTCGAGAAGCCCTCAAGTACTACTCGATCGAGTCTGGCGTGGCTTTATCAATCTCTTTCATGATAAATCTGTTTGTCATGGCTGTTTTTGCCAAGGCATTTTATGGTACAGAACAAGCCAACAATATTGGCCTCGGAAATGCAGGGCAGTATCTTCATGAAAAGTATGGAGGAGGAATATTtccaatatattatatttgggcTATTGGTTTACTAGCAGCTGGCCAGAGTAGTACTATTACTGGCACTTATGCTGGCCAATTTATTATGGGTGGATTTCTAAATTTACGGTTGAGAAAGTGGATAAGGGCACTTATAACAAGAAGCTTCGCTATTATCCCGACCCTTATTGTCGCTCTGGTTTTTGATACATCGGAGGACTCGATGGATGTCCTAAATGAATGGCTTAACGTGCTTCAGTCTGTTCAGATACCATTTGCTCTCATTCCCCTGCTTTGCCTGGTATCAAAAGAGAGAGTAATGGGGATTTTCAAAATTGGCACTGCTCTGCAG ATAGTATCATGGCTTGTGGCTTCCCTGGTGATGGCTATCAATGGTTATCTTTTGGTTGATTTTTTCTCCGACGAAGGGAAGAGTGGTGCTTTCTTCATTTCTGTGGTTTCCACATTTGCGGCTGCGTACATTTGTTTCATAATATATCTTGTTGCAAGGGAACTCAACTTTTCCAGTTTGTTTGTAAAAGCCAATAGGATGAAAAATTCAGAAATCTGA